In one Lolium rigidum isolate FL_2022 chromosome 3, APGP_CSIRO_Lrig_0.1, whole genome shotgun sequence genomic region, the following are encoded:
- the LOC124700143 gene encoding cyclic nucleotide-gated cation channel beta-1: MVAISMYRGNLHRAGDDAARQWQVPPPTLSASRFRRLLRSRSLAVSRLAGAHRPNSPGSSRNPRLDEVAEEPAREAEEVDGDQQEEGHDVQPQQLQHQQEEEGNDLQQQEVEEEEEGQDEQQQGEDMGEEEEQEEGAVEDVEMDDAGEVVVGDGDASGNGDPEEGQGESEGFDPNPEVSYHDGVEERKRELTDKLDTLSKKKHDLVQMLKQILNAEEEIRKRSIQASSRAAMPQPSENAADGSFVPRQVPRMTVDVNFSEFAGESDAGSNQGTPGRPMHHVHNISPSTTSLARSPFGSLHHNSGHTPRSPFSTASPSRFAGTGHHGHPSASLPGSNFVASSPSPAASGGSSSVFRDYRPPNST, from the exons ATGGTGGCGATCTCGATGTACCGCGGCAACCTCCACCGGGCCGGGGACGACGCTGCGCGCCAGTGGCAGGTGCCGCCACCAACCCTCTCGGCGTCCCGGTTCCGCCGCCTACTCCGCAGCCGCTCCCTCGCCGTTTCCCGCCTCGCGGGGGCTCACCGGCCCAACTCCCCGGGCTCTTCCCGCAACCCCCGCCTGGATGAAGTCGCCGAGGAGCCCGCCAGAGAGGCGGAAGAGGTAGACGGGGATCAGCAGGAGGAGGGGCATGATGTGCAACCGCAGCAGCTGCAGCATCAGCAGGAAGAGGAAGGGAATGATCTGCAGCAgcaggaggtggaggaagaggaagaggggcaGGATGAGCAGCAGCAAggggaggacatgggagaagaggaggagcaggaggagggggCGGTGGAGGATGTGGAGATGGACGATGCGGGGGAGGTGGTCGTCGGAGACGGGGATGCTAGCGGCAATGGTGATCCTGAAGAAGGTCAAGGCGAGAGCGAAGGCTTCGACCCCAACCCGGAG GTGAGTTAccatgatggagttgaagaaaggAAGAGAGAGTTGACTGACAAGCTAGATACCTTAAGTAAGAAAAAGCACGATCTTGTGCAGATGCTGAAGCAG ATTTTAAATGCTGAAGAAGAAATCAGAAAGCGTAGCATACAAGCTTCGTCGCGTGCTGCCATGCCTCAACCGTCAGAAAACGCGGCTGATGGAAGCTTTGTTCCTAGACAGGTGCCTAGAATGACTGTTGATGTCAATTTCAGCGAGTTTGCTGGGGAGTCAGATGCTGGTTCCAACCAGGGCACACCTGGACGCCCCATGCATCATGTTCACAATATTTCTCCTTCAACAACCTCGCTTGCTAGGTCTCCATTTGGTTCTCTCCACCACAATTCT GGCCACACTCCACGAAGTcctttctctacagcaagtccatcTCGCTTCGCAGGTACTGGACATCACGGGCATCCTTCAGCATCACTACCAGGAAGTAACTTTGTAGCCTCGTCGCCTTCCCCTGCTGCATCCGGTGGCTCTTCCTCTGTATTCAGAGACTATCGCCCACCCAATTCAACATAA
- the LOC124697131 gene encoding uncharacterized protein LOC124697131 translates to MTIIGHAPPPPPPAEPPTPTSPPPPPPERNGTLYELLPLYGLPAGLFPSTVTAFSLADNGSLTVDLAGPCSVHFEYLTSFDARVTGVLRYGSLTDLQGVQVRRFLIWFDVVRVKVDLPPPPRYVYLDIGWITRKLPASDFETLHDCDDSKNKCRLSSALATAATWFQDFYAQF, encoded by the exons ATGACGATTATTGGTCATG CtcccccgccgccaccacccgcgGAGCCCCCGACCCCaacctcccctccgccgccgccgccggagaggaacgGGACCCTCTACGAGCTCCTCCCGCTCTACGGCCTCCCCGCGGGCCTCTTCCCCTCCACCGTCACCGCCTTCTCGCTCGCCGACAACGGCAGCCTCACCGTCGACCTCGCGGGGCCCTGCAGCGTCCACTTCGAGTACCTCACCTCCTTCGACGCCCGCGTCACGGGGGTCCTCCGCTACGGCTCCCTCACCGACCTCCAGGGCGTGCAGGTCCGCCGCTTCCTCATCTGGTTCGACGTCGTCCGCGTCAAGGTCGACCTGCCCCCGCCACCGCGCTACGTCTACCTCGACATCGGATGGATCACGCGCAAGCTCCCCGCCAGCGACTTCGAGACCCTCCACGACTGCGACGACTCCAAGAACAAGTGCCGCCTCTCCTCCGcgctcgccaccgccgccacatgGTTCCAG GACTTCTATGCCCAATTTTAG